One Halobacterium sp. DL1 DNA window includes the following coding sequences:
- a CDS encoding geranylgeranyl-diphosphate geranylgeranyltransferase gives MVDSTHISTSKDIQRRTGRTFHLATRLLPERVRHSTYVLYAFFRVADDVVDTVEDRDPAEQRAELERIRAEALGEREGEGVLAAFQELSERHDFDDADVDTFVDAMLADLETTRYDTHEELEAYMRGSAVAVGSMMVDVMEVEDPEAAKPHAAALAEAFQLTNFLRDVAEDIDDYDRVYLPAETREEHGVTVEQLHRGEVTPGFREAMRQELAYTERKYREGVAGIEYLPEDCQFAVLLAAVLYADHHREIRKRNYDVLSSTPGLSTTRKLWLLAKTRLLWAVYGDPESVFYRVTGLASTAEHAHHHGDPQPAP, from the coding sequence ATGGTCGACAGTACACACATCTCCACGAGCAAGGACATCCAGCGGCGAACCGGGCGAACGTTCCACCTGGCGACGCGGCTGCTCCCGGAGCGTGTTCGCCACTCGACGTACGTCCTCTACGCGTTCTTCCGGGTCGCCGACGACGTCGTCGACACCGTGGAGGACCGGGACCCCGCCGAACAGCGGGCGGAACTCGAGCGCATCCGGGCCGAAGCGCTGGGCGAGCGGGAGGGCGAGGGTGTGCTCGCGGCGTTCCAAGAGCTCTCGGAGCGCCACGACTTCGACGACGCGGACGTCGACACGTTCGTCGACGCGATGCTCGCGGACCTGGAGACCACCCGCTACGACACCCACGAGGAACTGGAGGCGTACATGCGGGGGTCCGCGGTCGCCGTCGGGAGCATGATGGTCGACGTGATGGAGGTCGAGGACCCCGAGGCGGCGAAGCCCCATGCCGCCGCGCTCGCGGAGGCGTTCCAGTTGACGAACTTCCTGCGGGACGTCGCCGAGGACATCGACGACTACGACCGCGTCTACCTGCCCGCGGAGACACGCGAGGAACACGGCGTCACCGTCGAGCAGTTGCACCGCGGGGAGGTGACGCCGGGGTTCCGCGAGGCGATGCGCCAGGAACTCGCCTACACCGAGCGGAAGTACCGCGAGGGCGTCGCGGGCATCGAGTACCTGCCCGAGGACTGCCAGTTCGCGGTGCTGCTCGCGGCGGTGCTGTACGCCGACCACCACCGGGAGATCCGGAAGCGGAACTACGACGTGCTGTCGTCGACGCCGGGACTGAGCACGACGCGGAAGCTGTGGCTGCTGGCGAAGACGCGGCTGCTGTGGGCGGTGTACGGCGACCCGGAGTCGGTGTTCTACCGGGTGACCGGACTGGCGTCGACGGCCGAGCACGCACACCACCACGGCGATCCGCAGCCGGCGCCCTAG
- a CDS encoding carotenoid biosynthesis protein has protein sequence MREAVERRLEELVAANRFEIAVVFPAVGAVLLLASAWGLLPAPLAFNPYLVLFGVLVMRLPLVAGLLPLVGRRAAAALVALTAYAYGIELVGVATGWPYGNFEYLVDLGPMLLGDVPLGLPVFFLPLVVNSYLLVLLLLGPRAARAAVRLPAVAALVLWMDVVLDPGAVALGFWVYDAAGAYYGVPLSNYLGWVLSAAVSVAILDWGFDRGALRERLATCSFLLDDLVSFVVLWGAVNVAFGQVVPALAAAVLGVALLRTDRFDFDVLALSPVRR, from the coding sequence ATGCGTGAGGCCGTCGAACGCCGCCTGGAGGAACTGGTCGCGGCCAACCGCTTCGAGATAGCGGTCGTCTTCCCGGCCGTCGGCGCCGTCCTCTTGCTCGCCTCGGCGTGGGGCCTGCTGCCCGCGCCGCTGGCCTTCAACCCGTACCTCGTGCTGTTCGGCGTGCTCGTGATGCGCCTGCCGCTGGTCGCCGGCCTGCTCCCGCTGGTCGGTAGGCGGGCGGCCGCCGCGCTGGTCGCGCTCACCGCCTACGCCTACGGCATCGAACTCGTCGGCGTGGCGACCGGGTGGCCCTACGGGAACTTCGAGTACCTGGTCGACCTCGGACCGATGCTGCTCGGGGACGTCCCGCTCGGCCTCCCCGTCTTCTTCCTCCCGCTCGTCGTGAACAGCTACCTGCTCGTCCTGTTGTTGCTCGGGCCGCGGGCCGCCCGCGCCGCCGTCCGTCTGCCGGCCGTCGCCGCGCTCGTCCTCTGGATGGACGTCGTGCTCGACCCGGGCGCCGTCGCCCTGGGGTTCTGGGTGTACGACGCCGCGGGCGCCTACTACGGCGTCCCGCTGTCGAACTACCTCGGCTGGGTGCTCTCGGCGGCCGTCTCCGTGGCGATACTCGACTGGGGATTCGACCGCGGTGCGCTCCGCGAGCGCCTCGCTACCTGTTCGTTCCTGCTCGACGACCTGGTGAGCTTCGTCGTGCTCTGGGGGGCCGTGAACGTCGCGTTCGGCCAGGTCGTTCCTGCGCTCGCGGCGGCCGTCCTCGGCGTCGCGCTCCTCAGGACTGACCGCTTCGACTTCGACGTGCTCGCTCTGTCGCCGGTCCGCCGCTAG
- the ubiA gene encoding prenyltransferase (UbiA prenyltransferase family catalyzes the transfer of a prenyl group to various acceptors with hydrophobic ring structures in the biosynthesis of respiratory quinones, hemes, chlorophylls, vitamin E, and shikonin): MLRYLLTLSRPRFWLYLAGPVLVGVAYGADALPELFSPAAVALLAYFLVPANVYLYGVNDFFDRDADERNPKKDDREARFRGGRTVTAVVALSGLLLLAVVPFVPALAVPWLAAWAFLATEYSAPPLRFKTTPFLDSVSNGLYILPGAAAYAAVAGQQPPLFAVLGGWLWAMGMHTFSAVPDIEPDREAGLRTTATFLGERRTYAYCAACWLAAAAAFALVDWRLGAVLLAYPVLVFAIVRSRVDVERAYWWYPYVNTLVGMALTLGGLWRFADA, encoded by the coding sequence ATGCTCCGCTACCTGCTCACGCTTTCCCGCCCCCGGTTCTGGCTCTACCTCGCCGGCCCCGTCCTCGTCGGCGTGGCCTACGGCGCCGACGCGCTTCCCGAGCTGTTCTCCCCGGCCGCCGTCGCGCTGCTCGCCTACTTCCTCGTGCCCGCGAACGTCTACCTCTACGGCGTCAACGACTTCTTCGACCGGGACGCCGACGAGCGCAACCCGAAGAAGGACGACCGAGAAGCCCGGTTCCGCGGCGGACGCACCGTCACTGCCGTCGTCGCCCTCTCGGGCCTGCTACTGCTCGCCGTCGTGCCGTTCGTCCCGGCGCTCGCGGTCCCGTGGCTCGCCGCGTGGGCGTTCCTCGCCACCGAGTACAGCGCGCCGCCGCTCCGGTTCAAGACGACGCCGTTCCTCGACTCGGTGTCGAACGGCCTCTACATTCTCCCCGGCGCCGCCGCCTACGCCGCCGTCGCGGGCCAGCAACCCCCGCTGTTCGCCGTCCTCGGCGGGTGGCTGTGGGCGATGGGGATGCACACGTTCTCCGCCGTCCCCGACATCGAACCCGACCGCGAGGCGGGCCTCCGCACGACGGCAACGTTCCTCGGCGAACGCCGGACGTACGCCTACTGCGCGGCCTGCTGGCTCGCCGCGGCCGCCGCCTTCGCACTCGTCGACTGGCGACTCGGCGCCGTGCTGCTCGCGTACCCCGTGCTCGTCTTCGCCATCGTCCGCTCGCGGGTTGACGTCGAGCGCGCCTACTGGTGGTACCCGTACGTGAACACGCTCGTCGGGATGGCGCTCACGCTCGGCGGCCTCTGGAGGTTCGCCGATGCGTGA
- a CDS encoding phytoene dehydrogenase gives MQPLSGRSVAVVGAGFGGLSTACYLANAGADVTVLEKNGQVGGRASRLERDGFAFDMGPSWYLMPDVFEQFFAEFDHQPTDYYELERLDPHYRIFFKDNEGRRPGGDAPGLDVDADGDTIDVTPDREQVKAVFDAYEPGAGERLDDYLAQSRENYEVGMEHFVYEDRPRVRDWLDPDLAKYARGLTLLGSMQDHVENYFDHPKLQQVMQYTLVFLGGSPDTTPALYNLMSHVDFNLGVYYPDGGLNGVAVGMAELAEELGVTFRTDHPVTAIKGQRGGFKVETDGATGHELADVVVSDADYAHTEQALLPPEKRQYDADYWESRTYAPSAFLLYLGVEGDVEPLAHHSLVLPSDWQDHFDQIFEDPEWPDDPAYYLCVPSKTDDDVAPEGHSNLFALVPVAPGLDDTPEVRESYRDLVLDDIAENTGVDLRDRIVVEETFSVSEFADRYNSYRGTALGLAHTLRQTALFRPPHRSKALDGLYFTGAFTTPGIGVPMCIISGEITAENVLADER, from the coding sequence ATGCAACCCCTCTCGGGTCGGTCGGTCGCCGTCGTCGGCGCGGGGTTCGGTGGCCTCTCGACGGCCTGCTATCTCGCGAACGCCGGCGCGGACGTGACCGTGCTGGAGAAGAACGGGCAGGTCGGCGGGCGCGCGAGCCGACTCGAGCGCGACGGGTTCGCCTTCGACATGGGCCCGTCGTGGTACCTGATGCCGGACGTCTTCGAGCAGTTCTTCGCCGAGTTCGACCACCAGCCGACGGACTACTACGAACTGGAGCGCCTCGACCCCCACTACCGCATCTTCTTCAAGGACAACGAGGGGCGCCGCCCGGGCGGTGACGCGCCCGGCCTCGACGTGGACGCCGACGGCGACACCATCGACGTGACGCCGGACCGCGAGCAGGTCAAAGCGGTGTTCGACGCGTACGAACCCGGCGCCGGCGAGCGACTCGACGACTACCTCGCGCAGTCCCGCGAGAACTACGAGGTGGGGATGGAGCACTTCGTCTACGAGGACCGCCCCCGGGTTCGGGACTGGCTCGACCCGGACCTCGCGAAGTACGCCCGCGGGCTCACCTTGCTCGGGTCGATGCAGGATCACGTCGAGAACTACTTCGACCACCCGAAACTCCAGCAGGTGATGCAGTACACGCTCGTCTTCCTCGGGGGGTCCCCGGACACCACGCCAGCGCTGTACAACCTGATGAGCCACGTCGACTTCAATCTCGGCGTCTACTACCCGGACGGCGGCCTCAACGGGGTTGCGGTCGGAATGGCCGAACTCGCCGAGGAACTGGGCGTGACGTTCCGCACGGACCACCCCGTCACCGCCATCAAGGGCCAGCGCGGCGGGTTCAAGGTCGAGACGGACGGCGCGACCGGCCACGAACTCGCCGATGTCGTCGTCTCGGACGCCGACTACGCTCACACCGAGCAGGCACTGCTCCCGCCGGAGAAGCGCCAGTACGACGCCGACTACTGGGAGTCACGGACGTACGCGCCGTCGGCGTTCCTGCTCTACCTCGGCGTGGAGGGCGACGTCGAACCGCTCGCCCACCACAGCCTGGTCCTCCCCTCGGACTGGCAGGACCACTTCGACCAGATCTTCGAGGACCCCGAGTGGCCCGACGACCCTGCCTACTACCTCTGTGTCCCCTCGAAGACCGACGACGACGTGGCTCCCGAGGGCCACAGCAACCTGTTCGCGCTCGTCCCCGTCGCCCCGGGCCTCGACGACACTCCAGAGGTCCGGGAATCCTACCGCGACCTCGTGCTCGACGACATCGCAGAGAACACGGGCGTCGACCTCCGGGACCGGATCGTCGTCGAGGAGACGTTCAGCGTCTCCGAGTTCGCCGACCGCTACAACAGCTACCGGGGGACGGCGCTCGGCCTCGCGCACACGCTCCGCCAGACCGCGCTGTTCCGCCCGCCCCACCGCTCGAAGGCCCTCGACGGCCTCTACTTCACGGGTGCGTTCACGACGCCCGGTATCGGCGTCCCCATGTGCATCATCAGCGGCGAGATAACCGCCGAGAACGTCCTCGCCGACGAGCGCTGA
- a CDS encoding N(5),N(10)-methenyltetrahydromethanopterin cyclohydrolase, whose amino-acid sequence MDSLNRMSLELADEALEFTEELDVGAFELDNGTTVIDFGVEHVGGLEAGLLLTELQTAGLATVQTRVDEVAGATFPHVELACDQPGVALLGAQKAGWEVSTDDYEGLGSGPARALVAQEGEYRALDYVDAFEFAVLALESDALPTAAAAEQVADLADVNTESVYLAAYRTASVAGSVTAAARAAELAVFRLYELGYDPMDVLTVSGSAPVAPVAADEEAAIGRTNDALAYGGRVHLTVAEDFDEFGAVPSSAAERYGVPFADIFADADWNADDVDEGVFGPAQVTVDVIGGPTYTLGDVHEDLLADGFGIA is encoded by the coding sequence ATGGACAGTCTCAACCGGATGTCGCTGGAGCTCGCCGACGAGGCCCTGGAGTTCACGGAGGAACTCGACGTCGGCGCGTTCGAACTCGACAACGGCACCACGGTCATCGACTTCGGCGTCGAGCACGTCGGCGGCCTCGAGGCCGGCCTGCTGCTCACGGAGCTACAGACCGCTGGCCTTGCGACCGTACAGACCCGCGTCGACGAGGTGGCCGGCGCGACGTTCCCGCACGTCGAACTCGCCTGCGACCAGCCCGGCGTCGCGCTACTCGGCGCGCAGAAGGCCGGCTGGGAGGTCAGCACGGACGACTACGAGGGGCTGGGCAGCGGCCCGGCGCGCGCGCTGGTCGCCCAGGAGGGCGAGTACCGCGCGCTCGACTACGTCGACGCCTTCGAGTTCGCCGTGCTCGCCCTCGAGAGCGACGCGCTGCCCACCGCGGCCGCCGCCGAGCAGGTCGCGGACCTCGCGGACGTGAACACCGAGAGCGTCTACCTCGCGGCCTACCGGACGGCGAGCGTCGCGGGCAGCGTGACGGCCGCCGCGCGCGCCGCGGAACTCGCCGTCTTCAGGCTCTACGAACTCGGCTACGACCCGATGGACGTGCTCACGGTCAGCGGGAGCGCGCCCGTCGCGCCCGTCGCGGCCGACGAGGAGGCCGCCATCGGCCGGACGAACGACGCGCTCGCGTACGGCGGGCGCGTCCACCTCACCGTCGCCGAGGACTTCGACGAGTTCGGGGCCGTCCCGTCCTCGGCGGCAGAGCGCTACGGCGTGCCGTTCGCGGACATCTTCGCGGACGCCGACTGGAACGCCGACGACGTCGACGAGGGCGTCTTCGGTCCGGCGCAGGTCACCGTCGACGTGATCGGCGGCCCGACGTACACGCTCGGCGACGTCCACGAAGACCTGCTCGCCGACGGCTTCGGCATCGCCTGA
- a CDS encoding MFS transporter — translation MSRLSESQVILRYYLYRATARPGFHYPVYTLFLLFNGLSLAQIGLIASIQSLVVVTSEVPTGYVGDRIGRRNSLAVGAFIMLISNASYLVATDFVGFTFTFVTLSFGGTFVSGSGSAWLYDTLQEHDIEDDFTYIQGRSRAIAQWVSAVSLIIGGFLYAVNRFYPFYAGVVVACISLVMVLRLPQNEAYDDDVEDDGEERLTIVDALPVVRDQLSAPRLRWFVVYLALFSGAIWTMDMWIQPIAQNTLEASFGPTLEGWGLPESGIIGLLYAAFTVISAIASDYASDVEELLGVRNAMLFIPVAIAVTYVFAGLVPLLAFPMFFMMKGGGSLVGPIRNRYINDNVQSVGRATILSSVAMLRQVAGIPFRVGSGILAGMYTPLKAVAILGALFLVGALLLWVFRPPVSEDYEPSSGAVAAD, via the coding sequence ATGTCCCGCCTCTCCGAATCGCAGGTCATCCTCCGCTACTACCTCTACCGAGCGACCGCACGACCGGGCTTCCACTACCCCGTGTACACGCTGTTCCTCCTGTTCAACGGGTTGAGCCTCGCACAGATCGGTCTCATCGCCAGCATCCAGTCGCTCGTCGTCGTCACCTCCGAGGTGCCGACCGGCTACGTGGGCGACCGCATCGGTCGACGGAACAGCCTCGCTGTCGGCGCGTTCATCATGCTCATCTCGAACGCGAGCTACCTCGTCGCGACCGACTTCGTCGGGTTCACGTTCACGTTCGTTACGCTGTCGTTCGGCGGCACGTTCGTCTCCGGCAGCGGGAGCGCGTGGCTCTACGACACCCTGCAGGAACACGACATCGAGGACGACTTCACGTACATCCAGGGCCGCTCGCGGGCCATCGCGCAGTGGGTGAGCGCCGTCAGCCTCATCATCGGCGGCTTCCTCTACGCCGTCAACCGCTTCTACCCGTTCTACGCGGGCGTCGTCGTGGCCTGCATCAGCCTCGTGATGGTGCTCCGCCTGCCGCAGAACGAGGCGTACGACGACGACGTCGAGGACGACGGCGAGGAACGGCTCACCATCGTGGACGCGCTCCCGGTCGTCCGCGACCAGCTATCGGCGCCCAGGCTCCGGTGGTTCGTCGTCTACCTCGCGCTGTTCAGCGGCGCCATCTGGACGATGGACATGTGGATCCAGCCCATCGCGCAGAACACCCTGGAGGCGAGTTTCGGCCCGACCCTGGAAGGGTGGGGGCTGCCGGAGTCGGGCATCATCGGGCTGCTGTACGCCGCGTTCACGGTGATATCGGCCATCGCTAGCGACTACGCCAGCGACGTCGAGGAACTGCTCGGCGTCCGCAACGCGATGCTGTTCATCCCGGTGGCGATCGCGGTGACGTACGTGTTCGCGGGCCTCGTCCCGCTGCTCGCGTTCCCGATGTTCTTCATGATGAAGGGCGGGGGCTCGCTGGTCGGTCCTATCCGGAACCGCTACATCAACGACAACGTCCAGTCCGTCGGGCGCGCCACTATCCTCTCCTCGGTGGCGATGCTGCGGCAGGTCGCCGGCATCCCGTTCCGCGTCGGGAGCGGCATCCTGGCGGGGATGTACACGCCGCTGAAGGCCGTCGCCATCCTCGGCGCGCTGTTCCTCGTCGGCGCGCTCCTGCTGTGGGTGTTCCGGCCACCGGTCAGCGAGGACTACGAGCCGTCCTCGGGCGCCGTCGCCGCGGACTGA
- a CDS encoding chemotaxis protein: MEQIPGDDEGAAPDTDGGRDAEADTLGGRTSSDEDIDISADALLDTLPQPAFIVDTSHRVLGWNREMEVLTGIDREAVLGDDDTAKFFQDGRTRTLANAVVDNPDRADETFGAERSGRDQRAYEVEQELENADGETLFVHSVATPIYQGGVLQGVIQLVQDNTEVIRRREAMSDLVVGVSDTARALEDGILDARVDYDENGLLDDDVLEIVDAVNTIADSTQEMVSGLADEIEELSVSATDIADSAIEADEQITEQNESLRAITDEMQDLSATMEEVAASSDQVATAATEAQEAASAGARASESAKTEMDAVLAATDDLVDTVGELADHMDEIDEVVEVIADIADQTNLLALNANIEAARAGEEGDGFAVVADEVKELAEQTKTNADDISERITTIREQTDETVESTRATNDRVGDASTELESTIAALDDVVNAVEEAASGITEVAEANDDQAVSIEEITATANTVNENAGDIEANIGAITEETVEQRDAVEEMVDYLGELDASDSVDEATGGSRVDAAADRVDEANVD, encoded by the coding sequence ATGGAACAGATTCCTGGCGACGACGAGGGAGCCGCACCCGACACGGATGGGGGTAGGGACGCCGAGGCAGACACGCTCGGCGGGCGCACGTCGAGTGACGAGGACATCGACATCTCGGCGGACGCCCTCCTCGACACGCTCCCTCAGCCCGCGTTCATCGTCGATACCAGCCACCGCGTCCTCGGCTGGAACCGGGAGATGGAGGTGCTCACCGGGATCGACAGGGAGGCCGTCCTGGGCGACGACGACACCGCGAAGTTCTTCCAGGACGGCCGCACGCGCACGCTGGCGAACGCCGTCGTCGACAATCCTGACCGCGCCGACGAGACGTTCGGAGCAGAGCGCAGCGGCCGGGACCAGCGCGCCTACGAGGTAGAACAGGAACTCGAGAACGCCGACGGCGAGACGCTGTTCGTCCACTCCGTCGCCACCCCCATCTACCAGGGCGGCGTGCTCCAGGGCGTCATCCAGCTCGTCCAGGACAACACCGAGGTCATCCGACGGCGGGAGGCGATGAGCGACCTCGTCGTGGGAGTGAGCGACACCGCACGGGCGCTCGAAGACGGGATCCTCGACGCTCGCGTCGACTACGACGAGAACGGCCTGCTCGACGACGACGTGCTCGAGATCGTCGACGCGGTGAACACCATCGCGGACAGCACCCAGGAGATGGTGTCTGGGCTCGCCGACGAGATAGAAGAGCTCTCGGTGTCGGCAACGGACATCGCCGACTCGGCCATCGAGGCCGACGAGCAGATCACCGAGCAGAACGAGTCCCTCCGCGCCATCACCGACGAGATGCAGGACCTCAGCGCCACCATGGAGGAGGTAGCGGCCTCCTCCGACCAGGTGGCGACCGCCGCGACCGAGGCCCAGGAGGCCGCCTCCGCCGGCGCGCGAGCCAGCGAGAGCGCGAAGACCGAGATGGACGCGGTGCTCGCCGCGACGGACGACCTCGTCGACACGGTCGGGGAGCTCGCCGACCACATGGACGAGATAGACGAGGTGGTCGAGGTCATCGCGGACATCGCCGACCAGACGAATCTCCTCGCACTCAACGCCAACATCGAGGCCGCACGCGCGGGCGAGGAGGGCGATGGGTTCGCTGTCGTCGCCGACGAGGTGAAGGAACTCGCCGAGCAGACGAAGACGAACGCCGACGACATCTCCGAGCGCATCACAACCATCCGCGAGCAGACCGACGAGACGGTCGAAAGCACACGCGCGACGAACGACAGGGTCGGAGACGCCAGCACCGAACTCGAGTCCACCATCGCCGCGCTCGACGACGTCGTGAACGCCGTCGAGGAGGCCGCCAGCGGCATCACTGAGGTCGCAGAAGCCAACGACGACCAGGCAGTCTCCATCGAGGAGATCACGGCGACCGCGAACACCGTCAACGAGAACGCCGGCGACATCGAGGCCAATATCGGCGCGATAACCGAAGAGACCGTCGAACAGCGCGACGCCGTCGAGGAAATGGTCGACTACCTCGGCGAACTCGACGCCAGCGACTCCGTCGACGAAGCCACGGGCGGGAGTCGCGTCGACGCCGCCGCGGACCGCGTCGACGAGGCGAACGTGGACTGA
- a CDS encoding 50S ribosomal protein L3 — translation MPQPNRPRKGSMGFSPRKRAESEVPRFNSWPADDGQVGLQGFAGYKAGMTHVVLVDDKANSPSEGMETSVPVTVVETPPMRAAAVRVYEDTPYGKKPLTEVWADDVHEDLDRALSVPQSGGDTDELTEMLENEDVADIRVITHTVPGDLSSIPKKEPDIMETRVGGGSLQERADFAAELLEDGGVHEFGDVFRAGEFTDIAGVTKGKGTQGPVKRWGVQKRKGKHARQGWRRRIGNLGPWNPSRVRSTVPQLGQTGYHQRTELNKRLIDFGEGDDVNAAGGFPNYGEVDGSYTLVKGSVPGPDKRLVRFRPAVRPSESPRLDPEVRYVSTASNQG, via the coding sequence ATGCCACAGCCAAACAGACCACGCAAAGGTTCGATGGGGTTCAGTCCCCGCAAGCGCGCGGAGAGTGAGGTACCGCGCTTCAACTCGTGGCCCGCAGACGACGGGCAGGTAGGCCTCCAGGGATTCGCCGGTTACAAGGCCGGCATGACCCACGTCGTCCTCGTCGACGACAAGGCCAACTCGCCCAGTGAGGGTATGGAAACGTCCGTGCCCGTCACCGTCGTCGAAACGCCCCCGATGCGAGCGGCCGCCGTTCGCGTCTACGAAGACACGCCGTACGGCAAGAAGCCGCTCACGGAAGTCTGGGCAGACGACGTCCACGAGGACCTCGACCGCGCGCTCTCCGTCCCGCAGTCGGGCGGAGACACAGACGAACTGACCGAGATGCTGGAGAACGAAGACGTCGCGGACATCCGTGTCATCACGCACACGGTCCCCGGCGACCTCTCGAGCATCCCGAAGAAAGAACCAGACATCATGGAGACGCGCGTCGGCGGTGGCTCCCTCCAGGAGCGCGCCGACTTCGCGGCCGAACTGCTCGAGGACGGCGGCGTCCACGAGTTCGGCGACGTCTTCCGCGCCGGCGAGTTCACGGACATCGCCGGCGTCACGAAGGGCAAGGGGACGCAGGGCCCCGTCAAGCGCTGGGGCGTGCAGAAGCGGAAAGGCAAGCACGCTCGCCAGGGCTGGCGGCGCCGCATCGGTAACCTCGGCCCGTGGAACCCGAGCCGCGTTCGCTCGACGGTTCCGCAGCTCGGACAGACCGGCTACCACCAGCGCACCGAACTCAACAAGCGCCTCATCGACTTCGGTGAGGGCGACGACGTGAACGCCGCCGGCGGCTTCCCGAACTACGGCGAAGTCGACGGCTCGTACACGCTCGTGAAGGGGTCGGTGCCCGGCCCGGACAAGCGCCTGGTGCGCTTCCGCCCGGCCGTCCGGCCGAGCGAATCGCCGCGCCTCGACCCCGAGGTGCGCTACGTCAGCACCGCATCTAACCAAGGATAA
- the rpl4lp gene encoding 50S ribosomal protein L4 (L4 is important during the early stages of 50S assembly; it initially binds near the 5' end of the 23S rRNA): protein MQATVRDLNGDDAGTLDLPDVFTEPVRADLIKRAVLAAQANRTQETGADEYAGLRTSAESQGSGRGMAHVPRTNGRGARVPQAVGGRPAHPPKAEKDHSLDLNDKERKSATRSAIAATTDGDLVAERGHRFDEDTELPLVVSDEFEDLVKTKEVVEFLEAVGVHTDVERADEGRTVRAGQGKLRGRKYREPSSLLVVTSSESGPSKAARNLAGVDVATGREVNTEDLAPGTDPGRLTLWTESALEEVADR, encoded by the coding sequence ATGCAGGCAACTGTACGCGACCTGAACGGCGACGACGCAGGCACGCTCGACCTGCCGGACGTGTTCACGGAACCCGTCCGCGCAGACCTGATCAAGCGTGCTGTGCTCGCCGCGCAGGCCAACCGAACACAGGAGACAGGCGCCGACGAGTACGCGGGCCTGCGCACTTCCGCCGAGTCCCAGGGTAGCGGACGCGGTATGGCCCACGTCCCCCGGACGAACGGCCGTGGCGCACGCGTTCCCCAGGCCGTCGGTGGTCGACCAGCGCACCCGCCGAAAGCCGAGAAAGACCACTCCCTCGACCTCAACGACAAGGAGCGGAAGTCCGCCACCCGGAGCGCCATCGCGGCGACGACGGACGGCGACCTGGTCGCCGAGCGCGGCCACCGCTTCGACGAGGACACCGAGCTCCCGCTCGTCGTGAGCGACGAGTTCGAGGACCTCGTGAAGACGAAGGAGGTCGTGGAGTTCCTCGAGGCCGTCGGCGTCCACACGGACGTCGAACGCGCGGACGAGGGCAGGACGGTTCGCGCCGGGCAGGGGAAGCTCCGCGGTCGCAAGTACCGCGAGCCCAGCTCCCTGCTCGTCGTCACCTCCAGCGAGTCCGGTCCGTCGAAGGCCGCCCGCAACCTCGCGGGCGTCGACGTGGCGACCGGCCGAGAGGTGAACACCGAGGACCTGGCGCCCGGGACGGACCCGGGCCGCCTGACCCTCTGGACCGAGAGCGCACTCGAGGAGGTGGCCGACCGATGA
- a CDS encoding 50S ribosomal protein L23 — protein sequence MSGIIDYPLVTEKAMDEMDFDNKLLFIVDLDAHKPEIRDAIQDQYDVTVTNVNTQITPQGEKKATVTLSEDDDAQDVASRIGVF from the coding sequence ATGAGCGGCATCATCGACTACCCCCTCGTCACCGAGAAGGCGATGGACGAGATGGACTTCGACAACAAGCTCCTGTTCATCGTCGACCTCGACGCGCACAAGCCCGAGATTCGTGACGCTATCCAGGACCAGTACGACGTGACCGTCACCAACGTGAACACGCAGATAACGCCGCAGGGCGAGAAGAAAGCGACAGTCACGCTCTCGGAGGACGACGACGCACAGGACGTCGCCTCCCGCATCGGGGTGTTCTGA